The following are encoded in a window of Podospora pseudoanserina strain CBS 124.78 chromosome 6, whole genome shotgun sequence genomic DNA:
- a CDS encoding hypothetical protein (COG:E; EggNog:ENOG503NWRV) → MTGYSTVDSFVPGGSTAAMTQHRRTRSPKLGGGNASMMSSNINLLNTIVGAGTLAMPGAMSHFGVLWGALLIVWCGLTSAFGLYLQSRCARYLDRGTSSFFALSQITYPNAAVVFDAAIAIKCFGVGVSYMIIIGDLMPGVAEAFGSVDSGLPFLADRKFWITVFFLVFIIPLSFPKKLDSLKYTSIVALLSIGYLVILVVYHFGADEVPNNRDIRWVTWEGPTAALRSLPVMIFAYTCHQNMFSIVNEIKDNSPASIVGVIGSSIGSAASIYVLVAITGYLTFGNEVKGNIVSMYPPSIASTIAKAAIVILVTFSIPLQIHPCRASIDAVLRWRPGSSRPSGGGTGSQPLLPSGGAAGGGALDSHGAPVVAMSELRFALITSVILVLSYFTALSVETLDTVLAYVGSTGSTAISFILPGLFYYKISDPDSIFHQRLTKEDDDAEYSADDNDDDEESAAVTGSGLLDSVASLGSVISGRGGRRRCKKWRWDLEHLETGLIRKMALGLSIYGACVMVVCLAMNALFSAHH, encoded by the exons ATGACTGGGTATTCTACAGTGGATAGTTTTGTTCCTGGAGGTTCAACCGCTGCCATGACGCA ACATCGCCGTACACGGAGCCCCAAGTTGGGTGGAGGCAACGCCTCGATGATGAGCAGCAATATCAACCTGCTGAACACCATTGTGGGCGCCGGAACACTCGCCATGCCCGGCGCCATGTCGCATTTTGGTGTACTATGGGGAGCGCTGTTAATTGTGTGGTGCGGCTTGACATCGGCGTTTGGCTTGTACCTCCAGTCACGATGCGCACGTTACCTCGATCGGGGAACTTCGTCCTTCTTTGCACTCTCGCAGATCACGTATCCCAACGCCGCCGTGGTGTTTgatgccgccatcgccatcaagtgctttggagttggtgttTCGTACATGATCATCATCGGAGACCTGATGCCCGGCGTTGCCGAGGCCTTTGGGAGTGTCGACAGTGGGCTGCCCTTCCTCGCGGACCGGAAGTTCTGGATAACTGTCTTTTTCTTGGTTTTTATCATACCGCTCAGCTTCCCCAAAAAGCTAGACTCGCTCAAGTACACCAGCATTGTTGCCTTGCTTTCGATTGGGTACTTGGTCATTCTGGTCGTGTACCACTTTGGCGCTGATGAGGTACCAAACAATCGGGACATTCGTTGGGTCACCTGGGAGGGCCCAACAGCTGCGCTGAGGAGCCTACCAGTCATGATCTTTGCCTACACTTGCCATCAGAAT ATGTTTTCTATCGTGAACGAGATCAAGGACAATTCACCCGCCAGTATCGTTGGCGTCATTGGATCCAGCATCGGATCTGCTGCCTCCATCTACGTCCTGGTCGCCATTACCGGCTACCTTACCTTTGGCAACGAGGTCAAGGGCAACATCGTCAGCATGTACCCGCCCTCGATTGcttccaccatcgccaaggcCGCTATTGTCATTCTCGTCACCTTCAGCAttcctctccaaatccaCCCGTGCCGTGCATCGATCGACGCGGTACTGCGCTGGCGTCCCGGAAGTTCGCGTCCATCGGGCGGCGGAACCGGAAGCCagccccttcttccctcagGAGGAGCTGCCGGCGGTGGCGCCCTGGATAGCCACGGGGCACCTGTGGTTGCCATGTCGGAGCTTCGCTTTGCCCTCATTACCAGCGTCATTCTGGTGCTTAGCTATTTCACCGCGCTCAGCGTCGAGACGCTGGACACTGTGTTGGCCTATGTCGGTAGCACAGGCTCGACGGCCATCTCGTTCATCCTGCCGGGGTTATTTTACTACAAGATTAGCGATCCGGATAGTATCTTTCACCAGCGTTTGACcaaggaggacgacgatgccGAGTATTCTGCCgatgacaacgacgacgacgaagagaGTGCTGCGGTCACTGGATCTGGTTTATTGGACAGTGTTGCCAGCTTGGGGAGCGTGATCAGCGGACGCGGtggcaggaggagatgcAAGAAGTGGAGGTGGGATTTGGAGCACTTGGAGACGGGGCTGATTCGCAAGATGGCTCTGGGTCTTTCGATTTACGGTGCCTGCGTCATGGTTGTTTGCCTGGCGATGAATGCACTCTTCAGCGCCCATCATTAA
- a CDS encoding hypothetical protein (COG:S; EggNog:ENOG503P5V6) produces the protein MDDTLDKTTLSTIELLEARLLRIEHILYGPTTASAQPPSESASTSLAELEQRFSLLLRHMRVYAEILKIYKYQPSFFQPPPSNPNAPSENTPPIDLSPEAVRATVLSYASQFPSTASALTAVTSDTPIPDAKLSAELASLLPKMKGIQATQMAQEAEIAELRARSERVVKAWYEGGVLRYGRFVADHEGRLEKVERGLRRIEKEREEPPL, from the exons ATGGACGACACGCTGGACAAGACAACGCTGTCGACGATTGAGCTGCTCGAAGCTCGTCTGTTGCGCATTGAGCACATTCTCTACGGCCCCACGACAGCTTCagcccaaccaccatccgAGTCAGCTTCCACGTCTCTGGCTGAGCTCGAACAGCGGTTTTCTCTCCTGCTTCGACACATGCGTGTTTACGCCGAGATCCTCAAGATCT ACAAATACCAGCCCTCTTtcttccaaccaccaccgtccaATCCCAATGCTCCTTCAGAAAACACACCACCGATCGATCTATCCCCGGAAGCGGTTCGAGCGACTGTGCTATCGTATGCGTCTCAGTTCCCGTCAACAGCGTCAGCCCTGACTGCAGTGACATCCGACACGCCCATCCCCGACGCGAAACTGAGTGCCGAGCTGGCCTCCTTACTGCCCAAGATGAAGGGTATTCAAGCAACACAGATGGCGCAGGAGGCTGAGATCGCTGAGCTGCGGGCAAGGAGCGAACGAGTAGTCAAGGCATGGTATGAAGGGGGCGTTTTGAGGTATGGCCGCTTCGTGGCTGATCACGAGGGGAGATTGGAAAAGGTGGAAAGAGGTCTGCGGAGGATCGAGAAGGAACGGGAGGAACCGCCGCTTTGA
- the SHO1 gene encoding Transmembrane osmosensor (EggNog:ENOG503NYIA; COG:U): MPNYGSLHSPSLRKMEQSRIQYGRKRLSLGNIIGDPFALATISIAFLAWIISFFGSLFAHINQPPNTSGVNNSFPLYTWWAVVFYFFLVVGVFIVVASDSVQTYHVAIVGYLGCGLVLSTSAVHGLIYSNIGSREAAAAGMILLAMVTIVWIFYFGSAPSAVPRAYIDSFALAKESSTNRQTMNTGYGIGRPETSTSVQPPQMYTAQLNGLENPSPVGGMQSSGMRNSAVPPPFQSTLGQKSNGLPGSSDGDIAPPTEYPYRAKAIYSYEANPEDANEISFQKHEILEVSDVSGRWWQARKENGDTGIAPSNYLILL; this comes from the exons ATGCCCAACTACGGCTCACTACACTCGCCATCGCTCAGGAAAATGGAACAGTCCAGAATTCAGTACGGGCGGAAGCGCCTAAGCCTTGGGAATATCATCGGTGACCCATTTGCCTTGGCCACCATCTCCATTGCTTTT CTTGCCTGGATCATTTCCTTCTTCGGTTCCTTATTTGCCCACATCAATCAGCCACCAAATACCTCCGGAGTCAACAACTCCTTTCCCCTGTATACGTGGTGGGCTGTTGTGTTctacttcttcctcgtcgtcggcgttTTCATCGTTGTCGCTTCGGACAGCGTTCAGACCTACCATGTCGCCATTGTCGGATACCTCGGTTGCGGGCTTGTGCTGTCCACATCAGCAGTCCATGGCTTGATCTACTCCAACATTGGCTCTCGTGAGGCGGCTGCCGCCGGCATGATCCTGCTGGCCATGGTCACCATTGTCTGGATCTTCTACTTCGGTTCGGCCCCGTCGGCAGTGCCACGCGCTTACATTGACTCCTTTGCGCTCGCCAAGGAGTCATCCACCAACCGACAGACGATGAACACCGGTTACGGCATTGGCCGCCCCGAGACATCAACCTCGGTCCAGCCCCCACAGATGTACACAGCTCAGCTTAACGGTCTCGAGAACCCATCGCCTGTAGGAGGCATGCAGTCGTCTGGCATGCGCAACTCTGCTGTCCCCCCGCCTTTCCAGTCAACACTTGGTCAAAAGTCCAACGGCTTGCCAGGAAGCTCCGATGGGGACATTGCTCCTCCCACCGAATACCCGTACCGCGCCAAGGCCATCTACAGCTACGAGGCCAATCCCGAGGACGCCAACGAGATTTCATTCCAGAAGCACGAAATTCTCGAAGTCAGCGATGTCAGCGGCAGGTGGTGGCAAGCGAGGAAAGAAAATGGCGACACGGGTATTGCGCCAAGTAACTACCTCATTCTGTTATAG